In Lineus longissimus chromosome 9, tnLinLong1.2, whole genome shotgun sequence, one genomic interval encodes:
- the LOC135494168 gene encoding galanin receptor 2a-like encodes MTMSSEVDPGYERLGPCNGTDLVLRVGECVRATLISPSGSLHSGGSPHEITLTADENSTGWNSSNSTLEQSFGGAVPQWIAILVPIIFAIVVILGCVGNTLVFVVVVKNRTYYRNTTNIFILNLAFADLLFLVFCVPFHAVIYTLNNWPFGQFMCKFVHFVQYLGMIASVLTLVCMATDRYLAVAYPLKTKHLRTPPIACAAAVTVWILAIAGSVVWPILYTIRVYTNLGPNPMLILCADDWGSRSNRAIYFLFLFICGFLIPLIIIIVMSVLMVIQLWATPTPEPSCNRSSFQQKRKVTRMVIVLVAIFLMCWFPFHLTYMWISFSYDTWERTYAFFYLRVFARVLSYANSCLNPIIYAFMSQNFRRGFQKALHCGKRSLIIPEHRSMYSVSQSEMTTNNVTIGNTTHFNHTPLIRHHHD; translated from the coding sequence ATGACAATGTCCTCTGAAGTCGACCCCGGCTACGAGCGCCTTGGACCCTGCAACGGGACCGACCTGGTTCTCCGCGTGGGGGAGTGCGTCAGGGCCACGTTGATCAGCCCATCAGGATCTCTCCACAGCGGAGGGTCTCCTCATGAGATTACGTTAACAGCAGATGAAAACTCGACTGGTTGGAATTCTAGTAATTCGACATTAGAACAGAGTTTCGGAGGCGCAGTACCTCAATGGATTGCCATTCTCGTCCCCATAATATTCGCCATTGTCGTGATTCTGGGATGCGTAGGGAATACGCTCGTCTTTGTTGTCGTGGTGAAAAACCGTACTTACTATCGGAATACTACAAATATTTTCATTCTAAATCTGGCATTCGCTGATTTACTCTTCCTGGTGTTTTGTGTTCCATTTCATGCCGTGATTTACACACTTAACAATTGGCCGTTTGGACAATTCATGTGCAAATTTGTTCATTTTGTGCAGTACCTCGGCATGATTGCCTCAGTTCTCACGTTGGTCTGCATGGCAACCGATAGATATCTGGCCGTAGCCTACCCCTTAAAAACGAAACACTTGCGCACACCACCCATTGCTTGTGCCGCTGCAGTCACAGTATGGATCCTAGCCATAGCAGGCTCAGTAGTCTGGcctatactatacactatacgaGTTTACACAAACCTTGGCCCTAATCCGATGTTAATTCTTTGCGCAGACGACTGGGGAAGCAGAAGCAACAGGGCGATATATTTCTTATTCTTGTTCATTTGTGGATTTTTGATACCATtgattatcatcattgtcatgagtGTGTTGATGGTCATTCAGCTCTGGGCAACGCCAACCCCGGAACCAAGTTGCAACAGGAGCAGTTTCCAGCAGAAACGAAAAGTGACTCGGATGGTGATTGTTTTGGTCGCCATCTTTTTAATGTGTTGGTTTCCGTTTCACTTGACTTATATGTGGATAAGCTTCTCTTACGATACGTGGGAGAGAACCTACGCGTTTTTCTACCTACGAGTGTTCGCCCGTGTCTTATCATACGCAAATTCTTGTTTGAACCCAATTATTTATGCATTTATGTCCCAGAATTTTCGCCGAGGATTCCAGAAAGCTCTTCATTGCGGCAAACGAAGCTTGATTATACCAGAGCACCGGTCAATGTACAGTGTGAGTCAAAGTGAGATGACGACTAACAATGTGACGATTGGTAACACCACACATTTCAACCACACCCCGCTTATTCGCCATCACCATGATTGA
- the LOC135494101 gene encoding uncharacterized protein LOC135494101 has product MSLNTKGKSQLEQSPPILADGQLLPPLSKIGRAKPKLKSKKPRSKQQLPKIKTQNIDVMAEGMDFSRGEGKLYFDGHESAAASLQNLRSDARFTVEPTQLSPPPDSQTTDLESLIANSKSNKIKKALLVNSAALTFSQALASKGREGRFKKLARMVKANLLWSKESDDKDEGRNDNQSFVVTNTENGQTETVSFNPTHYKAQGRTYGGLTASTKKILLTNQDDRTEEDLEVLKRIVDRLKCFEKYSTKVRQEMARVVEYDSFDDGKVIIKQGHIGISFYFIFSGAVRVLIRETDKNTGISMSHCIGELTEGSTFGELALLHNITRTATIICKGHSEFLRVDKEDFDMVLRRSYEYEYNQRVAGLKNIQLFRDLKDDEIEAMANNCKSVEYVTDQVIIGNTKAISENVYFIKSGSAIVIRQMIIIREQFDNGHVKYHFPSSLRPGFNVATQNARARRPTRMSLCSHMIEERHLMSLCKLRSGSYFGVGEDLMDTFVVSAEKTEVIMVPRVLFVKYGQPKMLERMRIDWETVLPDMRTTFNRYIEDKKWRAYRQEVVDEVISRRRSVRCTRIEDVPLSFRLNLALSTSHYHH; this is encoded by the exons ATGTCCTTAAACACCAAAGGAAAATCGCAACTAGAACAAAGCCCGCCTATCTTGGCAGATGGACAGCTTTTGCCGCCGTTGAGTAAGATCGGGCGAGCCAAACCAAAACTGAAATCAAAAAAGCCTCGATCCAAGCAACAGCTGCCGAAAATAAAAACCCAGAATATCGACGTGATGGCAGAGGGAATGGACTTCAGCCGAGGAGAGGGCAAACTCTATTTCGACGGTCACGAATCCGCGGCAGCGTCCCTGCAAAATTTACGTAGTGACGCTCG TTTTACCGTGGAGCCTACGCAGCTTTCGCCACCGCCAGACAGCCAGACGACTGATTTAGAATCTCTTATAGCAAAT TCTAAGTCAAACAAGATTAAGAAAGCCCTTTTAGTGAATTCAGCCGCCCTGACCTTCTCACAAGCCCTTGCAAGCAAAGGACGCGAAGGTCGCTTCAAAAAGCTGGCACGAATGGTCAAGGCGAATCTCCTATGGTCGAAAGAGTCGGACGACAAGGATGAAGGACGTAATGATAATCAGTCATTTGTTGTGACGAATACTGAGAACGGCCAGACGGAGACGGTGTCGTTTAACCCGACTCATTACAAAGCTCAGGGGAGAACGTATGGTGGACTGACTGCGAGCACGAAGAAGATTCTGCTGACGAATCAGGATGATAGAACGGAGGAAGACCTGGAGGTGCTAAAG CGTATCGTCGATCGGTTGAAGTGTTTTGAGAAATACTCGACCAAGGTTCGGCAAGAGATGGCAAGAGTCGTGGAATATGACTCCTTTGATGATGGCAAGGTCATCATCAAGCAAGGTCACATTGGTATCTCGTTTTACTTCATTTTCTCTGGAGCTGTCAGGGTACTCATTAGAGAGACGGATAAAAATACAG GTATCAGCATGAGCCACTGTATCGGTGAACTGACGGAAGGCTCCACGTTCGGGGAGCTCGCTCTGCTTCATAACATCACAAGAACAGCGACAATCATCTGCAAAG GCCATTCTGAATTCCTCCGCGTGGACAAGGAGGACTTTGATATGGTTCTCCGCAGGAGTTACGAGTACGAATACAATCAGCGCGTAGCCGGTCTCAAGAACATCCAACTCTTCAGGGATCTCAAAGACGATGAGATAGAAGCCATGGCGAATAATTGCAAGTCGGTCGAATACGTCACAGACCAG GTTATCATAGGCAATACAAAGGCCATCTCCGaaaatgtttatttcatcaagagTGGTTCAGCCATCGTGATCCGGCAAATGATTATCATTCGTGAGCAGTTCGACAATGGACATGTGAAGTATCACTTTCCCAGTTCTCTTAGGCCTGGTTTCAATGTAGCTACGCAGAATGCCCGGGCAAGGAGACCTACCAGGATGTCCCTCTGCTCTCACATGATCGAGGAGAGGCACCTCATGTCACTGTGCAAATTACGCAGTGGCAGCTACTTTGGAGTAG GTGAAGATCTCATGGATACCTTTGTGGTTTCGGCAGAAAAGACGGAGGTTATCATGGTACCAAGGGTGCTATTTGTTAAGTACGGACAGCCAAAAATGCTTGAGCGAATGCGGATTGACTGGGAGACGGTGCTACCGGATATGAGGACAACATTCAACAG GTACATCGAAGATAAGAAGTGGAGGGCCTACAGACAAGAAGTAGTTGATGAGGTCATCTCTAGGAGGAGGTCGGTCCGTTGCACACGTATTGAGGACGTTCCGCTCTCGTTTAGGCTTAACCTGGCCTTGTCGACCTCTCATTATCATCACTAA
- the LOC135494172 gene encoding protein FRG1-like yields MADSYTFVKGGKLKLKGEKHKKKHKKGKKRKHDEDDPDIPKIDEDDTAKHGGWWMVQTYQDIKNSVALEMSTMAYMHAMDNGTFTVGAPHDEGDEPEPPEVYTAFQINETKIALKSGYGKYLSVSSEGMVVGRMDAIGGREQWEPVFQDGKTALLGCNNCFMSVNDDGDICCKSTKAEEGEMIKIRTNSEKIVKVDKGPKEEKSGVRSTEINYVKKFQSFQDRRLKLNQDDKGELKRARKEGDFHEALLDRRAKMKADRYCK; encoded by the exons ATGGCTGATTCGTACACATTCGTGAAAGGTGGTAAATTAAAATTGAAAGGAGAAAAACACAAGAA aaaacacaaaaaaggaaagaaaagaaaacatgatgaggacGATCCAGACATTCCAAAGATTGATGAAGACGACACAGCAAAACATGGAGGCTGGTGGATGGTCCAGACGTATCAAGATATCAAGAACAGTGTTGCGTTAGAAATGTCAACAATGGCATACATGCATGCTATGGATAATGGTACATTCACTGTGGGGGCTCCACATGATGAAG GTGACGAGCCTGAGCCCCCAGAAGTCTACACAGCTTTCCAGATCAATGAGACGAAAATTGCCCTGAAGTCTGGTTATGGGAAATACCTGAGTGTGAGCTCGGAGGGGATGGTTGTGGGTAGAATGGATGCTATTGGTGGTCGGGAACAGTGGGAACCTGTATTTCAAGAT GGTAAAACAGCATTACTGGGCTGTAACAACTGTTTTATGTCGGTGAATGATGATGGGGATATCTGCTGCAAGAGCACCAAGGCAGAAGAGGGGGAAATGATTAAG ATTCGAACCAATAGTGAGAAGATTGTGAAGGTAGATAAAGGACCGAAAGAAGAAAAGAGTGGAGTCCGGAGTACAGAGATTAATTATGT TAAGAAGTTTCAGAGTTTTCAAGACAGACGCCTCAAGTTGAATCAAGACGACAAGGGTGAACTGAAGCGGGCACGGAAAGAAGGAGACTTCCATGAAGCTTTGTTAGACAG GAGAGCTAAAATGAAGGCTGATAGATATTGTAAATGA
- the LOC135494102 gene encoding glycine receptor subunit alpha-2-like: MGAYFILTFYTIQDYHIDFYFRQKWNDHRLAFNSTVDSITLGYYRTNDVWRPDTFFYNAKSGSLHDITVPNELFMLSPDGTVLTSQRIALVLTCNMYLDYFPMDNQSCHIIIGSYGYPARDITYKFMGDHSTTFETDMLLPEFIIDKTNVEQKDELLIYSTGNFSSLRFVLHMERDFGYYLIQTYVPSILIVLLSWVNFWLDIHATPARISLGLLTVLTMTTQSSGVNQQLPRVSYVKAIDVWMSTCLVFVFGALVEFACANVIARSQMNRATRKKVKREEQGEERTAALKTPNLKWTPLSHGINGRQKRDPHFSLTGVFDPTEIDYSISTGITNEGFSKESNGTSPLDPNAVNNEDLLYNIVQHNVRKKASKQKLTHAEKLELASRLLFPLAFGLFNLFYWLHYWCRWFESDRCRV; the protein is encoded by the exons ATGGGCGCTTATTTCATTCTAACTTTTTATACCATCCAGGATTACCACATCGATTTTTATTTCCGACAAAAGTGGAATGACCATCGCTTGGCCTTTAACAGCACCGTTGACTCGATTACGCTCGGGTACTATCGAACAAACGATGTGTGGAGGCCAGATACATTTTTCTACAACGCGAAATCAGGCTCTCTTCATGATATCACAGTGCCAAATGAATTGTTTATGTTGTCGCCGGATGGGACTGTCCTCACAAGCCAAAG AATAGCGCTGGTCCTCACCTGCAACATGTATCTGGACTATTTTCCAATGGACAACCAATCATGTCACATCATTATAGGAAGCT ATGGCTACCCCGCCCGAGACATCACCTACAAGTTCATGGGGGACCACTCCACCACTTTTGAGACTGACATGCTCCTCCCAGAGTTCATCATCGACAAAACCAACGTGGAACAAAAGGACGAACTCCTCATTTACTCAACAG GTAACTTCAGTTCTTTGAGATTCGTGCTTCACATGGAGCGAGACTTCGGCTACTACCTCATCCAGACGTATGTCCCGAGTATCCTGATTGTGCTTCTGTCCTGGGTGAACTTCTGGCTCGACATCCACGCCACGCCGGCTAGAATCTCATTAGGTCTACTCACTGTCCTCACCATGACCACACAGTCCTCAG GCGTGAACCAGCAACTTCCCCGGGTCTCCTACGTGAAGGCAATTGACGTGTGGATGTCCACTTGTCTCGTATTTGTGTTCGGAGCGCTGGTCGAGTTCGCCTGCGCCAACGTGATAGCCAGGAGCCAGATGAACCGTGCGACCAGGAAGAAGGTG AAACGGGAGGAACAGGGAGAAGAACGGACAGCCGCCTTGAAGACTCCCAATTTAAAGTGGACCCCTCTGTCGCATGGAATTAACGGAAGGCAGAAGAGAGATCCCCACTTCTCTTTGACTGGTGTATTCGATCCT ACAGAGATCGATTACAGCATATCCACAGGAATTACTAACGAAGGCTTCTCAAAGGAAAGCAACGGTACCTCCCCATTGGACCCCAATGCAGTCAACAATGAAGATCTCTTATACAACATAGTCCAGCACAACGTGAGGAAGAAAGCCTCCAAACAGAAACTGACTCACGCCGAGAAGTTAGAATTGGCGTCAAGGTTGCTATTCCCTTTGGCGTTTGGGCTGTTCAATTTGTTTTATTGGCTTCACTACTGGTGCAGGTGGTTCGAGTCGGATCGCTGCAGAGTTTAA